A genomic region of Nostoc sp. UHCC 0702 contains the following coding sequences:
- a CDS encoding TldD/PmbA family protein, which produces MPNINEIATYANDNADKLGIKKFDIYGSTVDETTVQVDQGEPKQVKASNRSVVTVRVWNEDNTMGVTSTTDVDPKGLELALKTAYEASFFGVKENVPDFSPEATIPIPNTPHDKATQAPVSVLIERLVLAEKELLVAHPAIKQVPYNGLAQRDIDRFYLNSDGAVRTESHSLASVYLYSTTEEEGKKPRSGGALRINRSLDNLDIDGCIKETAEKTISHLNYEKIKTGKYRVVFSPEAFLSLLGAFSNLFNAQNILDKQSLSTPDDLGKQIASPLLSVYDDALHPENIGAETFDGEGTPTRQVSIIENGVLTGFLHSAGTAKRMNAKPTGNASIGAKVNVSPNFFHVFAAASPEQELSLETAENVIFVDDLHALHAGVKSLQGSFSLPFDGWIINKGVRTSIESATIAGDFLELLNSIIYVEKEVELTPGGVAPKVWVDGLSITGE; this is translated from the coding sequence ATGCCGAATATTAATGAAATTGCAACTTATGCCAACGACAATGCGGACAAACTTGGCATTAAGAAGTTCGATATTTATGGCTCAACAGTAGATGAAACTACCGTACAAGTAGATCAAGGTGAGCCAAAACAAGTCAAAGCTTCAAATCGCTCTGTTGTTACTGTTCGTGTCTGGAATGAAGACAATACAATGGGTGTCACCAGTACCACAGATGTAGATCCAAAAGGACTAGAATTAGCTTTGAAAACTGCTTATGAAGCCAGTTTTTTTGGTGTTAAAGAAAATGTCCCTGATTTTAGTCCAGAGGCTACTATTCCTATTCCCAATACACCTCATGATAAAGCTACACAAGCACCTGTTTCTGTTCTAATAGAAAGATTGGTTCTAGCTGAAAAAGAACTACTGGTGGCTCATCCGGCAATTAAACAAGTGCCTTATAATGGCTTGGCACAAAGAGATATTGACAGGTTTTATCTCAATAGCGATGGTGCAGTGCGAACAGAATCTCACTCCTTAGCATCTGTTTATCTCTACAGCACAACTGAGGAAGAAGGGAAAAAACCGCGCAGTGGAGGCGCTTTGAGAATCAACCGCAGTTTAGATAATCTAGACATTGATGGTTGCATCAAAGAAACTGCCGAAAAAACTATCAGCCACTTGAATTATGAGAAAATTAAGACTGGCAAATATCGAGTTGTTTTCTCACCAGAGGCTTTTTTAAGTCTGTTGGGTGCTTTTTCTAATTTGTTCAATGCTCAAAATATTTTGGACAAACAAAGCCTATCTACCCCTGATGATTTAGGTAAGCAAATCGCTTCTCCTTTACTTTCAGTTTATGATGATGCTCTGCACCCAGAAAATATTGGAGCAGAAACTTTTGATGGAGAAGGTACTCCTACTCGTCAGGTTTCGATAATTGAAAATGGCGTTTTAACTGGCTTTCTCCATAGTGCTGGGACTGCCAAAAGAATGAATGCTAAGCCAACAGGTAATGCTAGTATTGGTGCAAAAGTCAACGTCAGCCCTAATTTTTTCCACGTTTTCGCAGCGGCAAGTCCTGAGCAGGAATTGAGCTTAGAAACTGCTGAAAATGTGATTTTTGTAGATGATTTACATGCTCTTCATGCAGGTGTGAAATCTTTACAAGGCTCTTTTTCTCTGCCTTTTGATGGTTGGATAATCAACAAAGGTGTTAGGACGAGTATTGAGTCTGCAACAATTGCTGGCGATTTCTTGGAACTGTTGAACTCAATTATTTATGTAGAAAAAGAGGTGGAGTTAACACCAGGGGGAGTAGCTCCCAAAGTATGGGTTGATGGGCTATCGATTACTGGTGAATAA
- a CDS encoding pentapeptide repeat-containing protein: MKPIFLTTAALLSTLSLAVPNSVKAENSTSVKRLLETRQCIGCNLTGVNLKGTHLIGVDLRNANLKGANLEGANLEGADLTGANLTNANLTEAFASGTSFNNANLTNADLSEANLHDAQVDGAVMIGTNLKGADGFDINLGIGGGE; this comes from the coding sequence ATGAAACCAATATTTCTGACCACAGCAGCTTTACTCAGTACCCTATCTTTGGCTGTTCCTAATTCTGTCAAAGCTGAAAACTCAACCTCAGTCAAGCGCTTGCTAGAAACTAGACAATGTATTGGATGTAATTTAACAGGCGTAAACCTCAAAGGCACTCACCTCATAGGTGTTGATTTGAGGAATGCTAATTTAAAAGGTGCAAATTTAGAAGGTGCAAATTTAGAAGGTGCTGATTTAACAGGTGCTAATTTAACAAATGCTAATTTAACAGAAGCCTTTGCCAGTGGTACTAGCTTCAATAATGCTAACCTGACCAATGCTGATTTAAGCGAAGCTAATTTACATGATGCTCAAGTAGATGGCGCTGTGATGATTGGGACTAATTTAAAGGGTGCTGATGGATTTGATATCAATCTCGGCATCGGAGGCGGAGAATGA
- a CDS encoding aspartate carbamoyltransferase catalytic subunit, giving the protein MPTSTWNRHHVLSLADFTAAEYDTVLQTAASFQEVLSRRTKKVPTLQGHVVANLFFEPSTRTRSSFELAAKRLSADILNFAAATSSMTKGETILDTAKTYLAMGTDIMVIRHREAGVPNAIAAEMDRLGVRVSVLNAGDGQHEHPSQALLDLFTICTLIDPAHPRLELLKGKKIAIVGDILHSRVARSNIWSLTASGAQVHLAAPPTLLPKLFAQYIFEESEGAQDLTPVQKSENTNQEFLTSSSPSSPSSPPSPSSPSSPTPHPQNRQLFLHWQLEPALQDADFVMTLRLQKERMAAHLLPSLREYHHMFGITRTKLQLCKSNVKVLHPGPVNRGVEISSELMDDPEFSLIQSQVTSGVAVRMALLYLLGSGKTSGIQN; this is encoded by the coding sequence ATGCCTACTAGTACCTGGAATCGTCATCACGTTCTCTCTCTGGCTGACTTTACTGCCGCTGAATACGATACTGTTTTGCAAACGGCTGCCAGTTTTCAGGAAGTGCTATCACGGCGGACAAAGAAAGTACCAACCTTGCAGGGACATGTGGTGGCGAATTTGTTTTTTGAACCATCTACCCGCACTCGCAGTAGTTTTGAACTTGCTGCTAAACGCTTGAGTGCAGATATATTGAATTTCGCCGCAGCTACTTCTTCTATGACAAAAGGAGAAACAATTCTTGACACGGCGAAAACTTATTTGGCTATGGGAACTGATATAATGGTGATTCGGCATCGAGAAGCCGGAGTACCAAATGCGATCGCAGCTGAAATGGATCGTTTAGGTGTAAGAGTTAGCGTCTTGAATGCTGGTGATGGTCAACATGAGCATCCTTCCCAAGCACTGCTAGATTTATTTACCATCTGTACTCTCATTGACCCAGCCCATCCCCGACTGGAACTGTTAAAGGGTAAAAAAATTGCCATCGTTGGGGATATTCTGCATTCTCGTGTAGCGCGATCGAATATTTGGAGTTTAACAGCCAGCGGTGCCCAAGTCCATCTCGCTGCACCACCTACTCTTTTACCCAAGTTATTTGCCCAGTATATCTTTGAGGAGTCAGAAGGAGCGCAAGACCTTACGCCTGTACAAAAGTCAGAAAACACAAATCAGGAGTTTCTTACCTCCTCATCCCCCTCATCTCCCTCATCTCCCCCATCCCCCTCATCCCCCTCATCCCCCACTCCCCACCCCCAAAATCGCCAACTATTTCTACATTGGCAGCTAGAACCCGCCTTACAAGATGCTGATTTCGTCATGACTTTGCGTCTGCAAAAAGAACGCATGGCTGCTCATTTGCTGCCAAGTTTGCGAGAATATCATCACATGTTTGGTATTACACGCACAAAGCTGCAACTGTGCAAGTCTAACGTCAAAGTTTTGCACCCAGGGCCAGTTAACCGTGGTGTTGAAATTAGCTCTGAATTAATGGATGATCCAGAATTTAGTCTCATTCAATCACAAGTTACCAGTGGTGTCGCCGTTCGCATGGCATTGTTGTATTTGTTAGGTAGCGGCAAAACTTCAGGAATTCAAAATTAA